In Arvicola amphibius chromosome 1, mArvAmp1.2, whole genome shotgun sequence, one DNA window encodes the following:
- the Entpd1 gene encoding ectonucleoside triphosphate diphosphohydrolase 1: MEDIKDSKVKRFCSKNILIILSVFSLLAVIALIAVGLTQNKPLPENVKFGIVLDAGSSHTNLYIYKWPAEKENDTGVVHQLQECQVKGPGISKYAQKTNEIDTYLAECMKMSTELIPASKHRETPVYLGATAGMRLLRMESEQAADRVLAAVSRSLRNYSFDFQGAKIITGQEEGAYGWITINYLLGKFTQKQSWLNLISANQKEGTFGALDLGGASTQITFVPVNSTIEAPENSLQFRLYGEDYTVYTHSFLCYGKDQALWQKLAKDVQVSSGGTLRDPCFHPGYEKKVNVSELYGTPCTKRFEKKLPFDQFQIQGTGDYEQCRQSILELFNNSYCPYSQCAFNGIFLPPLHGSFGAFSAFYFVMDFFKKMEKDSVSSPEKMTETLKSFCSKPWEEVKASNPTIKEKYLNEYCFSGAYILTLLLQGYSFTGSSWDQIRFMGKIEDSNAGWTLGYMLNLTNMIPAEQPLSPPLPHSTYVSLMVIFSLILVAVAITCLLIYSKPSYFWKASV; encoded by the exons TTTGGGATTGTGCTGGACGCAGGGTCTTCTCACACCAACTTGTACATCTACAAGTGGCCAGCCGAGAAGGAGAACGACACAGGCGTGGTGCACCAGCTACAGGAATGTCAAGTGAAAG GTCCTGGAATCTCAAAATATgctcagaaaacaaatgaaatagacACATACCTGGCCGAATGCATGAAAATGTCCACTGAGTTGATCCCAGCCTCTAAGCATCGCGAGACACCTGTTTACCTGGGAGCCACAGCAGGCATGCGCTTACTTAG AATGGAAAGTGAGCAAGCAGCAGACAGGGTCCTGGCTGCAGTGTCAAGAAGCCTTAGAAACTACTCCTTTGACTTCCAGGGTGCCAAGATCATCACTGGCCAAGAGGAAGGGGCCTATGGGTGGATTACTATCAACTACCTGCTGGGCAAATTCACTCAG AAACAGAGTTGGCTAAACCTCATCTCAGCAAACCAGAAAGAGGGAACCTTCGGCGCGTTGGATCTCGGTGGCGCCTCTACACAAATCACCTTTGTACCAGTAAACAGCACTATAGAAGCCCCAGAAAACTCTCTGCAGTTTCGCCTCTACGGCGAGGACTacactgtgtacacacacagcttCCTGTGCTATGGGAAGGATCAGGCACTCTGGCAGAAACTAGCCAAGGACGTTCAG GTTTCAAGTGGCGGGACCCTCAGGGATCCTTGCTTCCACCCGGGATACGAGAAGAAAGTGAATGTCAGTGAGCTCTACGGCACCCCCTGCACCAAGAGATTTGAAAAGAAGCTACCGTTCGATCAGTTTCAAATCCAGGGCACTGGAGACTACGAGCAGTGCCGGCAGAGCATCCTCGAGCTCTTCAACAACAGCTACTGCCCTTACTCCCAGTGTGCCTTCAATGGCATCTTCTTGCCACCTCTCCATGGAAGTTTTGGG GCTTTCTCAGCTTTCTACTTTGTGATGGATTTTTTTAAGAAGATGGAAAAAGACAGTGTCTCCTCTCCGGAAAAGATGACTGAGACCTTAAAAAGTTTTTGTTCAAAGCCTTGGGAGGAG GTAAAAGCATCCAATCCGACAATAAAGGAGAAGTACCTGAATGAATACTGCTTCTCTGGGGCCTACATCCTCACCCTCCTTCTGCAAGGCTATAGCTTCACAGGCAGCTCCTGGGACCAGATTCGTTTTATGGGCAAG ATCGAGGACAGCAACGCAGGGTGGACTTTGGGCTACATGCTGAACTTGACCAACATGATCCCAGCTGAACAGCCACTATCCCCGCCTCTTCCTCACTCCACCTACGTCAGCCTCATGGTCATCTTCTCCCTGATCTTGGTCGCTGTAGCCATCACATGTCTGCTCATCTATAGCAAGCCTTCATATTTCTGGAAAGCGTCTGTATAG